The following proteins come from a genomic window of Perognathus longimembris pacificus isolate PPM17 chromosome 12, ASM2315922v1, whole genome shotgun sequence:
- the LOC125361019 gene encoding proline-rich protein HaeIII subfamily 1-like, protein MATRSPSCQSPAGNSCGRAGDGPLARKLAGPPGGGRGGLHGPDPGSGAPRVRPPPSDRPRGRRRGRHSFPRRSAARPPARPAPRPPLLGSARGAVGPQRRPSAGLARRRAQGPAGARTPGGGAARSAVIFKPAAGAGSGIQSTKLLAPRAAAGTAGPQPATCVPRARRGSPCGRGARRRPRAPGSPERPGPLPPSGSALRGGPGGRPPSAHPAGRPPVQRAGETPLTPRGRGACAPPPHPARFPPRGYSCRCPRWLLPPS, encoded by the coding sequence ATGGCAACCCGGAGCCCAAGCTGTCAATCTCCTGCGGGAAACAGCTGTGGAAGGGCCGGGGATGGGccgctggcgagaaagttggcgGGGCCCCCTGGTGGCGGCCGCGGGGGACTGCACGGACCGGACCCCGGCTCCGGCGCGCCCCGCGTGCGGCCCCCGCCGTCCGACCGGCCTCGGGGGCGGCGGAGAGGCCGCCACAGCTTCCCCCGGCgctcggccgcccgcccgcccgcccgcccggcgccgCGCCCCCCGCTCCTGGGCTCCGCGCGGGGCGCAGTGGGCCCGCAGCGGCGTCCGTCCGCCGGGCTGGCGCGGCGGCGCGCGCAGGGGCCTGCGGGCGCCCGGACGCCCGGTGGCGGCGCGGCCCGGAGCGCGGTTATTTTTAagccggcggcgggggcgggctcAGGAATTCAGTCAACAAAGTTGTTGGCACCTCGGGCTGCGGCGGGCACCGCGGGGCCGCAGCCCGCGACCTGCGTGCCCAGGGCCCGTCGCGGGTCACCGTGCGGTCGGGGCGCGCGGCGCCGGCCACGGGCTCCCGGCTCCCCGGAGAGGCCCGGCCCGCTGCCGCCCTCCGGGTCGGCCTTGCGGGGTGGGCCCGGCGGCCGGCCGCCCTCCGCTCACCCCGCCGGCCGGCCGCCCGTCCAGCGCGCCGGGGAGACACCGCTGACcccccggggccgcggggcctgcgccccccccccccaccccgcgcgctTCCCCCCGCGGGGTTACAGCTGCCGGTGCCCGCGGTGGCTCCTCCCGCCCTCCTGA
- the Mafa gene encoding LOW QUALITY PROTEIN: transcription factor MafA (The sequence of the model RefSeq protein was modified relative to this genomic sequence to represent the inferred CDS: inserted 2 bases in 1 codon; deleted 3 bases in 3 codons): MAAELAMGAELPGSPLAIEYVNDFDLMKFEVKKEPPEAERFCHRLPPGSLSSTPLSTPCSSVPSSPSFCAPSPGAGGGGGGGAGGGGGGGAAPAGGAPDRRPGAPGAVGGAPGGKPALEDLYWMSGYQHPLNPEALNLTPEDAVEALIGSGHHAGHHGAHHPAAAAAYEAFRGPGFPGGGGGGGGADDLGAGHPHGAHHHHHHHHHHAAGHHHHHPPRARARRRGPRHGGAGGGGAGHHVRLEERFSDDQLVSMSVRELNRQLRGFSKEEVIRLKQKRRTLKNRGYAQSCRFKRVQQRHILESEKCQLQSQVEQLKLELGRLAEERDRYKEKYEKLAGRGGPXGFPREASPPQPGPGAPKGSADFFL; the protein is encoded by the exons ATGGCCGCGGAGCTGGCGATGGGCGCCGAGCTGCCCGGCAGCCCCCTGGCCATCGAGTACGTGAACGACTTTGACCTGATGAAGTTCGAGGTGAAGAAGGAGCCGCCCGAGGCCGAGCGCTTCTGCCACCGCCTGCCGCCCGGC TCCCTGTCCTCGACGCCGCTCAGCACGCCCTGCTCCTCCGTGCCCTCCTCGCCCAGCTTCTGCGCGCCCAGCCcgggcgccggcggcggcggcggcggcggcgcggggggcggcggcggcggcggcgcggctcCGGCCGGGGGCGCCCCGGACCGCCGTCCGGGGGCCCCCGGCGCCGTCGGGGGGGCG CCCGGGGGGAAGCCGGCGCTGGAGGATCTGTACTGGATGAGCGGGTACCAGCACCCCCTCAACCCCGAGGCGCTCAACCTGACGCCCGAGGACGCGGTGGAGGCGCTCATCGGCAGCGGGCACCACGCCGGGCACCACGGCGCGCACCACCCCGCGGCCGCCGCGGCC TACGAAGCCTTCCGGGGCCCGGGCttcccgggcggcggcgggggcggcggcggcgcggacgACCTGGGCGCCGGGCACCCCCACGGcgcgcaccaccaccaccaccaccaccaccaccacgcggccggccaccaccaccaccacccaccacggGCACGGGCACGGCGGCGCGGGCCCCGGCAcggcggcgcggggggcggcggcgcgggccaCCACGTGCGCCTGGAGGAGCGCTTCTCCGACGACCAGCTGGTGTCCATGTCGGTGCGCGAGCTGAACCGGCAGCTCCGCGGCTTCAGCAAGGAGGAGGTGATCCGGCTGAAGCAGAAGCGGCGCACGCTCAAGAACCGCGGCTACGCGCAGTCGTGCCGCTTCAAGCGGGTGCAGCAGCGGCACATCCTGGAGAGCGAGAAGTGCCAGCTCCAGAGCCAGGTGGAGCAGCTGAAGCTGGAGCTGGGGCGCCTGGCCGAGGAGCGGGACCGCTACAAGGAGAAATACGAGAAgctggcgggccggggcgggcc cGGCTTCCCGCGGGAGGCCTCGCCGCCGCAGCCGGGCCCCGGCGCGCCCAAGGGCTCGGCCGACTTCTTCCTGTga